A genomic segment from Candidatus Dependentiae bacterium encodes:
- a CDS encoding transposase codes for MMIKLKPNVSASTAVQYLKGSSSKIIRKEFPELDESLWEMAFGQMNILLKLVVNI; via the coding sequence ATGATGATAAAATTAAAGCCGAATGTAAGCGCAAGCACAGCTGTGCAATACCTAAAAGGTAGTAGCAGTAAAATAATAAGAAAAGAATTTCCAGAGCTAGATGAATCTTTGTGGGAGATGGCTTTTGGGCAAATGAATATTTTGCTGAAACTTGTCGTAAATATATAG